One part of the Sesamum indicum cultivar Zhongzhi No. 13 linkage group LG14, S_indicum_v1.0, whole genome shotgun sequence genome encodes these proteins:
- the LOC105176849 gene encoding PLASMODESMATA CALLOSE-BINDING PROTEIN 2, which produces MGRRTIITCLSFIHLAAVLGLPGSVEATSHVKLPHHDNRTIQETTLISTRQMDVTTPMTTVPTTLPSTPTTTTPMLNPTESDPDSPRIMSPVMTPPAANSPAGSWCVATQSASQNALQLALDYACGHGGADCSAIQPGGSCYMPATVRDHASYAFNSYYQKNPIPTSCNFGGSAVTTSTDPSYGTCQYPSTSTTSSVLNTTNSSGSRVFGAGPPVTPSPTAAAMSSSIPYFQHILVPLIIILDNPR; this is translated from the exons ATGGGCAGAAGAACTATCATCACTTGTCTTTCATTCATTCATCTTGCTGCTGTTCTAGGCCTACCAG GTTCAGTGGAAGCAACTAGTCACGTAAAGCTACCGCACCATGACAACAGAACAATTCAAGAAACTACCTTGATTTCCACTAGGCAGATGGATGTCACAACCCCAATGACAACAGTTCCAACAACTCTTCCCTCCACTCCAACTACAACAACTCCAATGCTAAACCCGACGGAATCTGACCCGGATTCTCCAAGGATCATGAGTCCAGTTATGACTCCACCAGCAGCAAACTCACCGGCCGGGAGCTGGTGTGTGGCCACCCAATCTGCATCGCAAAACGCATTGCAGTTAGCGTTGGACTATGCCTGCGGCCATGGTGGGGCTGACTGCTCAGCCATTCAGCCGGGCGGTAGCTGCTACATGCCGGCCACGGTTCGTGATCACGCCTCATACGCCTTCAATAGTTACTATCAGAAGAATCCAATCCCTACCAGCTGCAATTTTGGTGGCTCAGCGGTTACCACCAGCACGGATCCCA GTTATGGTACATGCCAATATCCATCCACTAG CACAACATCATCTGTGTTGAATACGACGAATTCAAGTGGATCCCGGGTTTTCGGAGCTGGACCGCCGGTCACCCCTTCTCCTACAGCAGCTGCAATGTCAAGTAGCATTCCTTATTTTCAACATATCTTGGTGCCTCTGATCATTATATTAGACAATCCCAGATGA
- the LOC105177060 gene encoding uncharacterized protein LOC105177060 produces MKTDLLTLGRTYSIGCGRGLCEEQHCSVREILKVDSAALCYFILIPPRVYGITRFLVAGKDGFFFRLFSSKRFELKGDDKQSFTVSYLINSCGLSSEAAISASKKVQLNSPEKADLLLALFKSHGFSNAHISKMITKLPITLTADPEKTVSPKLKFFRSIGVPAPILARMVSHSPLILRCSLQDRIIPIYNILKTLLQTDERIVHFIKRVGGNYHFINGVLKYIHSNVATLRKYGLSESNISFFLSNNPKILLIKTDRLAVLVDRVIELGFDTTKVYFVVAMETLFGMSKSTWEHKKEVYQRWGWSESDILKAFSVHPKCMSLSEKKIMSVMEFLVNEMSFQPLDIANYPVVICYNLEKRIKPRCRIAKALLLKKLTKKSYRLSSLMLISERLFLDRYVTKYQGKIPLLDVYHGKLSLVDLGLECENPK; encoded by the exons ATGAAGACGGATTTGTTGACCCTAGGGAGGACATACAGTATAGGCTGTGGCCGAGGGCTCTG TGAGGAGCAGCATTGCAGCGTGAGGGAGATACTGAAAGTCGATTCCGCCGCTCTTTGCTATTTCATCCTCATTCCTCCGAG GGTTTATGGTATAACAAGATTTCTTGTAGCTGGAAaagatggattttttttcagatTATTCTCTTCGAAGAGATTTGAACTTAAAGGTGACGACAAACAATCGTTCACCGTGTCTTACTTGATAAACTCCTGTGGTTTGTCCTCAGAAGCTGCTATTTCTGCATCCAAGAAAGTTCAGCTGAATTCCCCTGAAAAAGCAGATCTTCTGCTGGCCCTCTTCAAGAGTCATGGATTTAGCAATGCCCATATATCTAAAATGATCACTAAGTTGCCCATTACCCTTACGGCGGACCCTGAGAAAACGGTATCGCCTAAATTAAAGTTTTTCCGTTCAATTGGGGTTCCAGCTCCTATTCTTGCTAGGATGGTGTCCCATAGCCCGCTGATTTTGAGATGCAGCCTTCAAGACAGAATCATCCCTATTTATAACATTCTGAAGACGCTGTTGCAGACCGATGAGAGGATCGTTCATTTTATCAAGCGCGTAGGTGggaattatcattttatcaatGGTGTGCTGAAATATATTCATTCTAATGTTGCTACGTTGAGGAAATATGGACTGAGTGAATCCAATATCTcgttttttttgtcaaataatCCCAAGATTCTGCTAATAAAAACTGATAGGCTAGCTGTATTGGTCGACAGGGTTATTGAATTGGGTTTCGATACTACAAAGGTTTATTTTGTGGTTGCAATGGAAACTCTCTTTGGTATGAGCAAGTCAACTTGGGAACATAAGAAGGAAGTATACCAAAGATGGGGTTGGTCTGAGTCTGATATTCTTAAAGCGTTTTCAGTACATCCCAAGTGTATGAGCTTATCAGAGAAGAAGATAATGTCTGTCATGGAGTTTCTTGTAAATGAGATGAGCTTCCAGCCATTAGATATTGCTAATTACCCAGTTGTCATTTGCTACAATTTGGAGAAGAGAATCAAGCCAAGATGTCGCATCGCTAAAGCTTTGTTGTTGAAGAAGTTGACAAAGAAATCTTATAGGCTAAGCAGTTTGATGTTGATCTCTGAGAGATTGTTCTTGGACAGGTATGTCACCAAGTATCAAGGAAAAATTCCTCTGTTGGATGTATATCATGGAAAGTTGAGTCTCGTTGACTTGGGTTTGGAATGTGAAAATCCAAAGTAA